DNA sequence from the Glycine soja cultivar W05 chromosome 18, ASM419377v2, whole genome shotgun sequence genome:
ttgatattttttgttgatgaaCTGATACCTCTAGCAGTTTGCTTGTCAACCAATCTTCCATTTGTGGGATTACTAGGGGAACACTTGCTGAGACCAGATTTACCATGAATTGACAATTCTGTAGACGACAGATTATTGGGTTTCCTAGTAACTTTTGCTGGTTTCATGATGACAATTGGCAATTTACTACCCTGGGTTGAATTTGACATCTCAGCCGTTACAGATGCTGTGTCTTTTTGTCTTACTCGTGGGCTTTGTATTTTCGAGCTTTCGTTGAGATTAGTATTATTCCTATTGTTAGATGGAGAATTTGAAGCCTGATCTCTAGCAATGTCTACTGAATACTTATGTCTCTGCATTGCTTCAAGAATCTGTTTAAGGGCTCTGAGATCCTTTCCAGACTTTTTGAACTCAAGTTCTGCTACCCTTTTCTCAATTTCCCCATACACAGTGAGAGAGGACTTTGAGGCTTTTATATCAGATTCACTTCCCTTGGAAGCTTGTAATTGAGAACTTTGAATCGTATCAGGTTGCCTCCATGGAGTTGATTCTATCGCAAATCGTGAATATGGCATCATATTTGTGATTGAATCAGCCTTTTTGGAGTGTGGCAAGGTGAATCTTTGGTGTTGCTTGTCTTCATCACTTGTACAAGATCTTGACAAGAGCTCATTCTTTTTGGTAGAACTACTAGAAGTTCCCTTTGGACTCCCACAAGTTTGTGTACACTCAGGGAGGGCTTCAAGTCCCATCAACTTAGCTACAACACTGGAAGACCTTTTGGAAGTTTCTGGTTCTTTCAATTGGTTAATCATTGTGCTGGAGGTTCTCCCGTACCATCTCGGTGAACCCTTCAACTGGTTGTGAGACTTGTTTCCTTCATTGAAACCTCTATTGGACCCTTCTCTGCTGTCCAAAGAAAGTCTTGGAAGTTCCTTATGCTTTGTGGCTGATTTGAATGTTTCATCATAAGAGAGCCGTGGTGAGTCCCAAGGTTTTTTCTTGGACTTGGCAAGAGAATGTAAAGGTTCATTGGCAACTGTTTCTCCTCCATTGACAGATTTGTGTGACCGCAAAGGCCGGGGGGAATCTATGTGTTTCAAGGCATTAGTCTGACCCTTCTTTTCCTCTTTAGCCCCAGTTTTCACTGACAATCGTCGAGTTTCTTTATGCATTGAGTCATTGACAATATGATGGAAATGAAGGGATTGCTGGTGCGGCTTATGAGGTTGCTTCTTTGCCGCTTTTGAATTTGTGTTTTCTGGAATTCTGATTTGATTTCTTGACGGTGATTGTATCTGAATTGTTTTGTTAAACTCATGGGATGACATGCTAGATGAACAAGATGACGAAGACAAAGAAGTTATGGATGATTCTGTGGAGAATTGTTGCTTTTCTCTAGCAGTCTTCAGATTCTTTGCCTGCATTCATACAAAACTTTAGATTGATTTTGCTGAAATTCCTCAAAGAGTTAAAACTACTGCTATAGTGCTATCTTACCTTAGCTTTCTGCATTGTACCATTGAGCTCTTTGATTTCATTACTGCTTCCACCTGAGAAGGGAAGGAAACTTTAGGTAGAAGTTATTAGAAGTAATACGGAATATTTTCTCAAAGGTTaacttcaacatttttttaaaattctttttcaaATGTCTGTTGCCATGTTTACATGTTGAAGCTTCATAGAAAAGTCAGAAATTAGTGATATAGCTTTCATGGATATGAGTCCAGCATAAACCTGGAAGATTTCAGTGAAAGAAATAAGGATGTTGAGACACAAAAATCTTTAAATATCCACGGAAAATCCAAAACATAGAATGATTCTATTGTAACTTCAAGCACCCATGTTGTATTTAATGAGGAAAATGaaataattctaattctatgaCTACAAGGTacataaaagatatatattgATTGGTATCTCTGACTCTGAACGGTGTACCCCCATTCTAAAAGAAtcgatttttctttcaaatatatataaaaccttATCTGAACatccaatataaaaaaattcatataaattttcAAGTTTCATGTCAATCTTCCATCTTTAGACATCAAAATGTGAAAAGTCAGATTCATATCTTGGAATTGGTTATATAGATTACAGTAACTACAGAGGAAATTCCCCACGGAATTTTTACCagccaaattaaaaaaatgtacatatagaatatatttttgaaaagcaTAAGAAAAAAACTTCACTCCAAAATTAGTTACTGGCATGATCAAATTTAAAGTAGTgtactaaatttataaattcaataGACAGATGAAATGTACGAAGTTTCATTAAAATGTGAATACTTACATCGGGAACCAAACAAATCCAAGTTAGGAAAACGGGATGGAAAAATTGCCACATTTATAAATTCGCTTTGTCTTATAACTACATGCAGTGGAAGAACTTTAACTGCCCCTCaacaaaccaaaataacaatgaagttgaatgaaaaaagaaaaaagaaaaagaagataacTCTGTGCGATGACAAGTTACTGACACATTGAAATAGGTTAATTGTATCAGTACATTAATGTAGAAGAAAGCGAAttctgatataaaaaaaaatggtaattcATACAACATTTTTCACACACATACTGATACTCCAGACATGACGAGAAGCAATTGAATCAGCAAGCCTACAAAATTTCTCTATCTCAATATATGAGAGATATCAGAGAAATTTGTACGCACACCtaactcttttaattttagggtatgattaaaaatcatttaatatttgtattaaatacttttaattatttttaaaaaaaccaaactaaacaatttgtgttttttatataacaaaatcactttctatgttattttaaaaaaattgtttacttGACCATAGCTTTACATACTTACCTTAATTTTGATATGcatgacaataattttttctcaATTAAACATACTTATCCCAAAATCTatcagaaaatattaaaaatatagcaAAACTAAAAGTAGCACTAACACccaaggttttaaatttgaCTGCAaggtcaagtttttttttttttttaagatttcttTTAGTATTATAACTGTGATTGCATCGGAAATGTGAATTGCGACTAAaaccgcaatttaaaacctttcaccattatatcattttcaaaatgCTGAACAGAAACAAGTATATCGCAGAATACCTGAAGTAGGCCTGTGCTGAACGTAGGTGGCAGAGCGTTGGCCTGTGAGGAAACGATGGCGGTCAAAGAGCTGAAAAAATCCAGTGATGCAACCAATTTGCTTCTGCAAATCTGGGTTTTCATCCTTCAAGGATTTCAAAGCCTTTCCAGACATTTTTGCTTCCTCAAGCTTCAACTTTGCAGAGTCCAAAACTAAAAGGCTTTGAATCGTTAAGCAGTAACAACAAGAACCATGTTCCTAAGAAGAGAGAGATCTTCTGTTTCTTGGATTCAATGGAAGCAAAAAGGAATTTGAATGGTGAAGGTGACTCAGAGTCAGAACAAGACCTGGTCACAAGAATTAAAAGCTTCAAAACAAGATATAATGACAAGAATTTGCATGTTATGTGCTGGAATATGAAGACTTGGTCACGCAAATTTCATGATGTGGAGGTTATTTTGTGCGTTACATGCTTGTGCATGTGTGTACAAAAGAGAATGTCCTTGGACAGAATCAAAGAGAGAAGAATGAGATGCTGTGGAGAGAATATTattatctactgcagaagcagagggAACAAAAGAGAAGTGGAAACAAAGGAATCAGCTTGCTACCACTAGCATCCACCTTCTATTGTTGACTACTAACAATGCACAAActgaagagagaaaaattgaGCAGCCCAAGAAGAAAGATGTGTCTTGTTAATTTTCTCTGGGTTTGCCTACAGAATGAAAggattggtttttgtttttttgttattatctcAGCAGGTGCAGAGGCCAGAGTGTGCTGTGTTGGGTTAGAGAGGCGTTGAGGTgttgtaattattatatatgtaaggCAAATGTCGAAAAACAGGTTGCTTAGAATATAGTATAAGAAGTAGAGACAACCTTTTAATTACATTACGTAAGAGAGAGGGAAAATGGGTGGAATTTAGGGTGTCACAAATCTGAGTGTctcagagagagaaagagagtcgCTAAAAGTTAAAGGACAATACCCAATTTATGAGATTATTGTATATTATGGGACTATTATGTTCTTAATTTTCATATGATATAAAACTGAagttctattaaaaaattaaattgaaaatttctatttatgtagagattaattaaaattatggatATATGATAGctttgaattatataataatttgtctTATTTTAGAATGAATAAggtgaaaagaagagagaaataaaaaaactgatATAGGTGAAAtaatgaaaagtaaaataaaaaaataaaaacaataaaaatgagataaaaaatgaatatatatttataatttttaataaattaaaagttaaattctTAATATCTGTGTGACACAAGTAACAAATAATTTAGGCTTTTTTCTCCCTCTCATTATGACTAAGTGAATGAAATAATACATGTTGATTGAAGAATTTATACTTCCTCTAATatcaaatataagataaaaaaagatatgttgactaaaaaaattaaataattatatttaaatacataaatctCAATTGAAATTTGATACTAAGAATATAAAAGAGTCATTGacactaaaattttaattaaatcaaaattattttagaaataataatattaaagaaataaaattaattaaaaatttctcatatttatttatatttcttatatttaaaaccaataatctattttttcaaGCGATTAGTCTTTCTGGTTGTAAAGAATACCTTTCTGTcagaaaaaaaggttaaatcCTCAATAAAGAAACAGAAAGGAGAAGTGGGATAGGCGTGTGTGAATGTGTGGGGCAGGTAATCTGGTCTGCTCTTTGGTCATTTCCTACCACTTCCATGTGGACAAAACAACGTGGGTGGGACTGTGACTTGAACCTCTCTCCATGAGCATGTGGAGTTTGTCAGAgttgaaaagaagaagaaaaaaaaatgttcaaggaAGTGGATTTTgtaccaaaataaaaagaaatttgtaGAAGAAAAGTGAATAGAGATACTCAATGAAAGCCTGCAGGATCTAAAGCGCTTGTTCAACCATTCCCATACACATTCCACTTTTCACCAAATTGCCCTTGATGGCTCCTCAGCTTTTTCTCCATACTTGGGACCTGGCCTCAAAATGGACCTGATATCATATTTATTCACTTTGCCATCCAAAATGCAACAAAAGAGCCTTAATTAAACTTTTGTTTAGATAGCCAAGTATTTATTACATGAATGTCACATATACATTTACCTTAGTCCTGGGGAATTGCACTTGCAAGCCACAGTGGCATAAATGAATATGTCTACATTGAATTCTCTGAAAGGGTCCTCACATATTTAACCTAACACCTTACACATCATCATGAAAATGGGAATTGAAGAACGTTATAGGAAAtggattattaattttattattattcactcTGTTGcatttgctaacctagaaagtAACAAGACTGGTCACTCCCACTGCAATATGGTGGTTTCATGCTTTTTAGTTGATACATTTTCAGCACAAATGTGGTCCTGCTCTAATGTGTGTCACAAATATCATGCAAAGCTAGACAGTTACAAACTCTATGAATGCGTTTGGACCATTAACTATTCCAAAATAATGAATATGGGGAGATTAGGATAAAATCTTGAGGGGTTCCTTTTGGAAACTGTGTATTGTTTCCGCCGCAAAATTTTGGTGTCTTGCTGCCACATTGCTCTATAGGACCACGTTGTTAGTGCCTCATCGCTGTCATTAAATTGGTACTAGATGAGTTGGATTTCACTTCGCTATATGCATATTTTCTTTGATGAATTAAAACACTATTGGTCAAGCTGCTGTTAGAATTAAAGAGTAATCACAAAGAAATAGTTCAGCCATCAAATGTATGAAATTGATTTCCGTGTCTTTTTCAGTTATCCTGTCCACTTAGtttgtgttaatatttaattttgtaattcaatttaaaattgtgatttttaaaaGACAGCACGAGAACAACTAAAAAAGAGACAACAGAAAGGTCAGGTCCTCAAATATATACATcaattcatataaaattattttaatataattaataattttattggagGCTTAATTACATGGTTACATCAAGagtattttatcatattttaattgtgGTTTTATCTATCTCGAACAAAATTATGTGGTCTTtaccaaatgaaaaaaaataggttaaacAGCTTATTGGGATTTTTCACTTCTaggtttcatgttttttttttttttctgaaactaGTACAAAGACTAGACATATTTTCTTCCCTGCGATGCTGAAGCAAATTTTATTTGCTAGTAAAATTAAACCATGAAAAAGAATAGGTCTATTGCTGAAAGAATTCATCCCTTCACTAAGATGGATTGCAGCAGTATCATGGAAATGCTAACGTGCATGTGATTATCCATTATCAAGATCTAAATCTGGGAAATATTCTATCTTTTAGTTTCTAAACTTGATAGGAACTGAAATGTTACGTCTTAATTCATCACtctacttaaaataaaattggcaTTAAGTGACTGACATATATAAATTAGGATGAATATAGGATAGATAATTAGGATGAATGCTATATTAGGATGGATTATTAGGATAGATTATTAGCATGAATGCTATGTTCCATATTTAATCTAGGATGTGGAGCTTCATGAAGTTctggagaaaaatataaattggtCCTCACAAGCTAATGGTATGCTCGATTTGAATATTTATAATGCGATAGATTACGTAACAACCTCTAGTTATATATGCATAATCTCCTCTCACATGCATCAAAGAAAAGTATAAGGTTTACATGGCCAATATGCCTTTTATTAACAGTAAGACCCATCCTATGCCTCACGAGCACAGTTGTACAATCGATGGTTCTCATATGTTAATTAGAAATATAGGAGGAATTCTTAGACGGCCTGATCAACGTCTTATCCCTTTGatagattttatatatatatatatcattattaacttttataataattattttagaaattatattttggatatttttaattaattaatagtatacAAATTTACACCATgataatatatacaaattaaactctattattttttattatgaaacatCAAATACGtgaattaactaataaaaaattattataatttaattagataTTTTGAGTTTGACTTTGAATCTTAGAGTTggactttgaaaaaaaaattatttttctattttcttcctatAAATACTTAGGAcagaaaaatttatccaaacaatcTGAAAATGTATGAGTTCCCCATACGCTTATAAAGGTGCAGTGTATTTGGACAGCTTAGCTTTCCATAATTCTGCATAGTATAGACATTAATGCTTCATAGAGACTCTCTGCTCAAGCCCTTCTATTTGTGGTGTAGTTTATTTCTGGTCTTCAAATTTTGTCGCTGAACTAAAACTGCTGCTCGATCTGAATATTCGTCTTACGTATGTGATGGTAAATTTGGCTATCAAATAATCATAATGGAGTTGCACATTGATCGTTTTAGACTATTAGTGGTTGCATCC
Encoded proteins:
- the LOC114394634 gene encoding protein LONGIFOLIA 1-like isoform X1; amino-acid sequence: MSGKALKSLKDENPDLQKQIGCITGFFQLFDRHRFLTGQRSATYVQHRPTSGGSSNEIKELNGTMQKAKAKNLKTAREKQQFSTESSITSLSSSSCSSSMSSHEFNKTIQIQSPSRNQIRIPENTNSKAAKKQPHKPHQQSLHFHHIVNDSMHKETRRLSVKTGAKEEKKGQTNALKHIDSPRPLRSHKSVNGGETVANEPLHSLAKSKKKPWDSPRLSYDETFKSATKHKELPRLSLDSREGSNRGFNEGNKSHNQLKGSPRWYGRTSSTMINQLKEPETSKRSSSVVAKLMGLEALPECTQTCGSPKGTSSSSTKKNELLSRSCTSDEDKQHQRFTLPHSKKADSITNMMPYSRFAIESTPWRQPDTIQSSQLQASKGSESDIKASKSSLTVYGEIEKRVAELEFKKSGKDLRALKQILEAMQRHKYSVDIARDQASNSPSNNRNNTNLNESSKIQSPRVRQKDTASVTAEMSNSTQGSKLPIVIMKPAKVTRKPNNLSSTELSIHGKSGLSKCSPSNPTNGRLVDKQTARGISSSTKNIKDPFGQEVCSSDKNNMRSSKLMQSMKVSQDSNGECTPNYGYINVTGSPRPQKKFGLERCSRPTSPSSDSRINRREHNRQPVELSSPSSTPRHKFSTLQQRNERFSEISCHWRDFKHHVNIISDFDDKSSSASHSDIEVIRIDQSGKIISSSIQLSGMSQNNAFEELRKAETMITAEQPSPVSVLDAAFYKDDPPSPVKNKSDISKNLGEALSTDEDSEESSVDLLQEIDWIDEKLFNFNNNRDPDHKYIAKILLASGLLSGRSYSQIFHSPGHLINPKLFFALEQMKTKRPLNIEGSAKKIPRNINPEQMQRKLIFDVVNDILVQKLILDSSSALWCQPNELAGTTLKGKQLLDELCTEIDQLQPQNRNVSLVHEEENLKHHQAIWTNCCNEMPNIVLDVERLIFKDLITEVVRGEVANHPGTHCRQLVFYK
- the LOC114394634 gene encoding protein LONGIFOLIA 1-like isoform X2 — encoded protein: MQKAKAKNLKTAREKQQFSTESSITSLSSSSCSSSMSSHEFNKTIQIQSPSRNQIRIPENTNSKAAKKQPHKPHQQSLHFHHIVNDSMHKETRRLSVKTGAKEEKKGQTNALKHIDSPRPLRSHKSVNGGETVANEPLHSLAKSKKKPWDSPRLSYDETFKSATKHKELPRLSLDSREGSNRGFNEGNKSHNQLKGSPRWYGRTSSTMINQLKEPETSKRSSSVVAKLMGLEALPECTQTCGSPKGTSSSSTKKNELLSRSCTSDEDKQHQRFTLPHSKKADSITNMMPYSRFAIESTPWRQPDTIQSSQLQASKGSESDIKASKSSLTVYGEIEKRVAELEFKKSGKDLRALKQILEAMQRHKYSVDIARDQASNSPSNNRNNTNLNESSKIQSPRVRQKDTASVTAEMSNSTQGSKLPIVIMKPAKVTRKPNNLSSTELSIHGKSGLSKCSPSNPTNGRLVDKQTARGISSSTKNIKDPFGQEVCSSDKNNMRSSKLMQSMKVSQDSNGECTPNYGYINVTGSPRPQKKFGLERCSRPTSPSSDSRINRREHNRQPVELSSPSSTPRHKFSTLQQRNERFSEISCHWRDFKHHVNIISDFDDKSSSASHSDIEVIRIDQSGKIISSSIQLSGMSQNNAFEELRKAETMITAEQPSPVSVLDAAFYKDDPPSPVKNKSDISKNLGEALSTDEDSEESSVDLLQEIDWIDEKLFNFNNNRDPDHKYIAKILLASGLLSGRSYSQIFHSPGHLINPKLFFALEQMKTKRPLNIEGSAKKIPRNINPEQMQRKLIFDVVNDILVQKLILDSSSALWCQPNELAGTTLKGKQLLDELCTEIDQLQPQNRNVSLVHEEENLKHHQAIWTNCCNEMPNIVLDVERLIFKDLITEVVRGEVANHPGTHCRQLVFYK